Proteins encoded together in one Myxocyprinus asiaticus isolate MX2 ecotype Aquarium Trade chromosome 9, UBuf_Myxa_2, whole genome shotgun sequence window:
- the pck1 gene encoding phosphoenolpyruvate carboxykinase, cytosolic [GTP], giving the protein MPPELQARNQSGTRVLQGDLASLSVSLREFIKNSVNLCQPDALHICDGSDEENRTILTLLQEQGVIKKLDKYKNCWLARTDPRDVARVESKTVIVTREQRDTVPSPRGGGVSQLGRWMSPEEFDKATNLRFPGCMKGRIMYVIPYSMGPVGSPLSKIGVELTDSPYVVASMRIMTRMGKAVLNALGNGEFVRCLHSVGCPLPLKKPLVNNWPCNPDLTLIAHIPDQRKIVSFGSGYGGNSLLGKKCFALRIASRIAKEEGWLAEHMLILGITNPAGQKKYFAAAFPSACGKTNLAMLNPSLPGWKVECVGDDIAWMKFDKEGNLRAINPENGFFGVAPGTSTKTNPNAMETICQNTIFTNVAETSDGGIYWEGMDEKLPKGVTLTSWKNKPWTPDDGEPCAHPNSRFCTPAGQCPIIDPQWESPEGVPIEAIIFGGRRPQGVPLVYEAFSWSHGVFVGAAMRSEATAAAEHKGKVIMHDPFAMRPFFGYNFGQYLSHWLSMEQRPNAKLPKIFHVNWFRKSSSGQFLWPGYGENIRVLEWMFRRISGEAAAMPSAVGYVPASGALNVSGLRETVDLHELFNISTEFWTQEVDDIRAYFNREINDDLPTEMERQLELLEQRVRQL; this is encoded by the exons ATGCCTCCTGAGCTGCAGGCACGTAATCAGTCCGGCACTCGCGTCCTCCAGGGAGATTTAGCGTCTTTGAGTGTGTCTCTACGAGAGTTCATCAAGAACAGTGTGAATCTGTGTCAACCTGACGCATTGCACATCTGTGACGGCTCGGATGAGGAGAACCGGACCATTCTCACCCTCTTACAAGAGCAGGGTGTCATCAAGAAACTCGACAAATACAAGAACTG CTGGTTGGCTCGCACCGACCCTCGTGATGTGGCGCGTGTGGAGAGTAAGACCGTGATCGTGACTCGTGAGCAGCGTGATACGGTTCCATCACCACGAGGAGGCGGAGTCAGTCAGCTGGGCCGCTGGATGTCACCGGAGGAGTTTGATAAAGCCACAAACCTCAGATTCCCTGGATGCATGAAAG GTCGTATCATGTATGTGATTCCATACAGTATGGGTCCGGTCGGGTCTCCGCTGTCTAAGATCGGAGTTGAACTCACCGACTCACCGTATGTGGTGGCCAGTATGAGGATCATGACTCGAATGGGTAAAGCCGTATTAAACGCTCTCGGGAACGGAGAGTTTGTGCGATGTCTGCACTCTGTGGGCTGCCCGCTTCCACTCAAGA AGCCGTTGGTGAATAACTGGCCATGTAATCCGGATCTCACTCTTATCGCTCACATTCCGGATCAGAGGAAGATCGTGTCGTTTGGAAGCGGTTACGGTGGAAACTCACTGCTGGGGAAAAAGTGTTTTGCTCTTCGAATCGCCTCTCGCATCGCTAAAGAGGAAGGCTGGCTCGCCGAACACATGCTG ATTCTGGGCATCACAAACCCCGCCGGACAGAAGAAGTATTTTGCAGCTGCGTTTCCGAGCGCGTGTGGAAAGACGAATCTCGCCATGTTGAATCCGTCTCTACCCGGATGGAAGGTGGAGTGTGTCGGAGATGACATCGCTTGGATGAAGTTTGACAAAGAAG GAAATCTCAGAGCCATCAACCCAGAGAACGGATTCTTCGGTGTGGCTCCAGGAACCTCcaccaaaacaaacccaaacgCCATGGAAACCATCTGCCAGAACACTATCTTCACCAATGTGGCCGAGACCAGCGATGGGGGCATTTACTGGGAGGGCATGGACGAGAAACTGCCCAAGGGCGTGACCCTGACCTCCTGGAAGAACAAGCCATGGACGCCTGATGACG GTGAACCGTGCGCTCATCCTAACTCACGCTTCTGCACGCCGGCGGGTCAGTGCCCCATCATCGACCCGCAGTGGGAGTCACCCGAGGGTGTCCCCATTGAGGCCATTATTTTTGGGGGGCGTCGCCCGCAGGGTGTGCCGCTGGTGTATGAGGCATTCAGCTGGTCACATGGTGTGTTTGTAGGTGCTGCAATGAGGTCAGAGGCCACGgctgctgctgaacacaaag GCAAAGTGATCATGCACGACCCGTTTGCCATGCGTCCATTCTTCGGCTATAACTTCGGTCAGTATCTCTCTCACTGGTTGAGTATGGAACAGCGTCCGAACGCCAAACTGCCCAAGATCTTCCATGTCAACTGGTTCCGCAAGAGCTCGTCCGGACAGTTCCTCTGGCCCGGATACGGCGAGAACATCCGCGTGCTGGAGTGGATGTTCCGCAGGATAAGCGGCGAGGCCGCAGCGATGCCCTCCGCGGTCGGGTACGTGCCCGCTAGCGGTGCCCTGAACGTCAGCGGTCTGAGAGAAACCGTCGATCTCCACGAGCTCTTCAACATCTCCACAGAGTTCTGGACTCAAGAGGTGGACGACATCAGAGCGTACTTCAACCGTGAGATTAATGATGATCTGCCCACAGAGATGGAGAGACAACTGGAGCTGCTGGAGCAGAGAGTGAGACAACTGTGA